The Salvelinus sp. IW2-2015 unplaced genomic scaffold, ASM291031v2 Un_scaffold5728, whole genome shotgun sequence genome includes a region encoding these proteins:
- the fbxw9 gene encoding F-box/WD repeat-containing protein 9, producing MVARIASHLPAQCVITVLPQVCHALGNVXKDSTAWQLRARRLTGPRASFPVGPRDGFDWPSACLEMEELIACWTGQGERAAREAEQAEREREVERAQERQRDRDALAEEGIGEWEEVEEGRPQVDEGVEEVGFQVEGVMAVPWDGEELMEEGEMQQDREGDLPMGVGEGEERQEAAAEAMMMEEERDDEQGVLEAIEVEERVGVLADRDGQDDIAGLRLGSDGERNGSSRAPSPPPALERLSLPSGHIAEVNSVLLVGGDGAVCASGSRDRNVNLWDLRDGGSTGRLLHTLGGQGLFSTHKGWVWCLAARGPLLASGSFDSTVRLWDLGAQGAERGLIRARAAVLCLALPQKDVLLAGTYDKKVSVYDTRVAEPLVKSLRLHSNAVLCLVADEQYILSGSKDRTVVIYDRRAGKTLQKLQLSSYLLSMCYSDSEVWAGDNRGMLHAFSMQAGFFKPLSQFDVGHTSLVTGIHRSPGSLYTCSADRTTKVHLPCAPPRTLCTLHHQAGVNGFSVEAGVLAIASGEMCVEVWRARR from the exons ATGGTGGCTCGCATCGCCTCGCACCTCCCGGCACAGTGTGTCATCACGGTCCTGCCACAG gtgtgtcacgccctgggaAATGTGYGTAAGGACAGCACGGCGTGGCAGTTGCGGGCACGCAGGCTAACTGGTCCCAGAGCTTCCTTCCCCGTGGGGCCACGGGACGGCTTCGACTGGCCCTCGGCCTGCCTGGAGATGGAGGAGCTGATCGCTTGCTGGACGGGCCAGGGGGAGAGGGCCGCCAGGGAGGCCgagcaggcagagagggagagagaggtggagagggccCAGGAGAGGCAAAGGGATAGAGATGCCCTGGCAGAGGAAGGGATTGGAGAgtgggaggaggtggaagagggcaGGCCCCAAGTGGATGAAGGGGTAGAGGAGGTGGGTTTTCAAGTGGAAGGCGTGATGGCGGTACCGTGGGATGGGGAGGAgttgatggaggagggagagatgcagcAAGATAGGGAAGGGGATCTACCGATGGGagttggggagggagaggagaggcaggaggctGCAGCCGAGGCCAtgatgatggaggaggagagagatgatgaacaaggtgtcctggaggccatcgaggtggaggagagagtgggagttTTGGCGGATAGAGACGGTCAAGATGACATAGCGGGCCTGAGATTGGGAAGTGATGGGGAGAGAAACGGGTCCAGCCGTGCTCCCAGTCCTCCTCCAGCCCTGGAGCGCCTCTCCCTCCCCTCGGGACACATCGCTGAGGTCAACTCGGTCCTCTTGGTAGGGGGRGACGGGGCGGTGTGTGCCTCAGGCTCCCGGGACAGGAACGTGAACCTGTGGGACCTACGGGATGGGGGRTCCACGGGCAGGCTGCTCCATACACTGGGGGGCCAGGGCCTCTTCAGCACCCACAAAGGCTGGGTGTGGTGCCTGGCGGCCCGGGGACCCCTGCTGGCCTCGGGCTCCTTCGACAGCACAGTGAGGCTATGGGACCTGGGGGCCCAAGGGGCTGAGAGGGGCCTAATCAGGGCCCGGGCTGCCGTSCTCTGCCTGGCCCTCCCCCAGAAGGACGTGCTGCTGGCCGGCACCTACGACAAGAAGGTCAGCGTCTACGACACAAGAG TGGCGGAGCCTCTGGTGAAGAGCCTACGTCTCCATAGCAACGCGGTGCTGTGCCTGGTAGCAGACGAGCAGTACATCCTATCTGGGAGTAAAGACCGCACTGTGGTCATCTACGACCGAAGAGCAGGGAAAACCCTACAGAAACTACAG cTGAGCTCCTATCTGCTGTCAATGTGCTACAGTGACAGTGAGGTGTGGGCGGGGGACAACCGGGGCATGCTCCATGCCTTCTCCATGCAGGCCGGTTTCTTCAAGCCCCTCTCCCAGTTTGACGTGGGACACACCTCACTGGTCACCGGCATCCACAGGTCCCCTGGGAGCCTCTACACCTGCTCCGCTGACCGCACCACCAAG